The DNA region AGTTTATCTAGTGAACTTTGTGTTTATATTGAGATAAAATTTTTGAAAAGTTTGTTCAATTATTGTGCCTATTATATCAAACAAAATATAGGTTAGCAACATAAAGATAGGAGAATTCTGCACATTAGGATAATTTCAAACTCAATAAAAGATAAAATAAATGGAACGGTGTAACTTTATGATACTTTTAAATTTAATGTTTATATAAAAATTCATGGGATTTATTATATGAAATTTATATCATAAATTTTAATTACGGTATGGATTTTATTGACAATATGCTAGTGTGGTATTATAATAATTTCAAAATACTACTAAACATATTTGAAATATGGAATTTGCGTAAAAATATTATGAGGAAGTGTGCATGCCTTGGAAAATAATATGCAGTTATCAAGTGAATTAGGAAAAAATAAAAAGCATCGCAAGCCATGGATAAAATCCCAACAGAGATGGACCTGGATTATCACAATACTATGGATGTTAATAGCCAATTTGTGGCCGCCCTTTGGACTTTATGGTTTTGTATGTATGTTCACTCCGATTATCATTGCTCTATCTGGAAGAGGAAAAATGAGTTGTGCCCGTATATGTCCTAGAGGTTCCTTTATTGGTAAATTCACAGGACATATTTCTAGAAAGTGCAGTATGCCTGCATGGATGCATAAAAAATCATTTCGTTTTGCTTTGTGGGGACTTATGATGGGAAGCTTTATACTGCTTATGATTTGGGCTGTACCTAAGGGAATTCATACTCTTGGAAAAACTGTTCTTTACTTTATGGAAGCAGCTACTTTTATAGCATTTTTAACTGGAATAGTATTCAAGCCACGCAGTTGGTGTACAATATGTCCAATGGGTTTTACTTCAGGTAATATACGTGAGTTATTAAATAAAAATTATAAAAACCGTTAAAACATTTCAATATAATATAGTAATTATAATTTATTATTAGGAGGGATAAACATGAGTGCAAAAGATATTGTTATTAAAACTTTAAGTGAAGCTGAAAATCCATTAAAAACTGGTGATATCGTTGGTTTAGTTAATGTTGATAAAAAGGAGGTTGAGAAGGCAATTAAAGAGTTAAAGGCTGAGGGGAAGATAGTGTCACCTAAAAGATGCTATTACTCAGTAAATAGATAGAAAATTTATGGTATGATATAAAAATTCATTAATTTATTTAAAAATGTTTATACAAAACAAGAAGTTCTAAAATTTAGTGGGGCTTCTTATTTTTATATATTTACTATATAAGTTTTATATTAAATTATATATAAAATTAATGTATCAATGTAATTTCACAAAAATATATTTAAGTTCTCAGATAAAAATATGTAAATGTCTTATGTAAGGAGTCAAAAAAATTTTTATGATATAATTAATATATTATAAAATTTAACTTTGTGTATAAATAAGAGGAGTGGGAATTTTATGAATTCAATTTTTAAAAGAAGAAGTATAAGAAAGTATACATCGGAAAAAGTATCAGAGGATACAGTAAAGGAGTTATTAAAAGCAGGAATGTCAGCACCTTCTGCTGCTAATGAACAGCCCTGGGAATTTATTATCATAAGAGATAGAGAGGTATTGCAGCAAATAATTGATGTACATGGATATGCAGCAATGCTTAAAGAAGCAGATGTGGCAATTGCAGTTTGTGGAAATATCAATAGAGATAAAGTTGGTGGATTTTGGGTACAGGATTGTTCTGCTGCTACGGAAAATATTCTAATTGAGGCTCAGGAATTGGGACTTGGAGCGGTTTGGCTTGGTGTTTATCCTTTAGAAGAGAGAACAAATCCGATAAAGAAAATTTTAAAGCTTCCTGAATCAATTATACCATTATCAATAATATCTATAGGTCATCCTGCAGAGCATAAGGCCGAATCCAATTATTATGATGAATCAAGAATTCACTATAATGAATGGTAGAGAAAAATATGGGACGTAGTTTTTATGTAACCTATATATTAAACATGTCATAATAATATATTAAAGAAATATTAAGAGTAGCTGGAAAATATTAAGTTACAGCATACTTTTAAATATGGGGGAAGAAGTGAAGCAGTATGGTTATTACATATGAAGTAAATGATAATCTGTATGTGAATGTGACAAATAAATGCTCAAATGCCTGTGATTTTTGTGTAAGAAATCTTAAAAATGCCTTTCAAAATGATTTATGGCTTGAAAGGGAGCCAACCTCAGAAGAAATATTAAAGGATATATTTTCGAGAGATTTGAGTAAATATAAACAATTAGTATTTTGTGGATTTGGAGAACCCCTTGAGAAAATTGATACAGTAATTGAGGTATGCAGAAGAGTTAAAGAAAAAAGCAGCATAGGCATAAGAATAAATACTAATGGACAGGCAAACAAAATTCACAACTATGATGTTACATCAAAATTTAAAGACCTTGTAGATAGTGTGTCTATAAGTTTAAATGCCAGAAATGCTAAAGAGTATGATGAGATATGTCATAGTATATTTGGTGAAGATGCCTTTGATGCTATTTTAGACTTTACAAAGAAATGTAAAAAAGTTGTGAAAAGCGTACAGCTTTCTATAGTGGACTGCATAGCAATAGAACATATAGAAGAATGCAAAAAAATTGCAGATGATTTAGGTGTAAAACTAAAAATAAGAAGAGAAGTTAAATAGAATATAATAAATGTACTAAGTATTTTTTAGCAGTATAATATATAGTGAACGGTTTGTAAATTTTAAAATATGTAGATAAGCACATGTTATATATTACAAATAATGAAATTTAATGTATAAAATATAGGTAAAAGTTAATTATAGTAATAGAGCTACTTGATAAATTATGTTGTACTTAGCCTGTTATTCAATTATTATATAAGTATTAATTAAAAATACTTAGGCATCGTAAAGAAATAAGTAATCAGTATGTTAGTCTATTTTGTATCCTACTGCGTCAACAGAACCTTCAGATAGCTTCACTATCATCAGAACCTGTTTCCTTGTATGATTCAAAATATACGTCACATCTTTGACTTGCTATTTATTTTCAGATGCCTTATGTTGAAATTTTTGATAATGGAGGTATAAAAATATGGCTTTTAAAAGAGTAAAAGTTAAATTAAAAGAAGACGTAACTAGAAAAGATTTTTGGAGAGCCACTTATAATACTGACTCAAACTTAGGTATAAGACTGGTTCAGAATTTTGATAACATGAAAAAAAATTATCTAGAGGGTAAATTATCGCAAAGAGGATCTTTAGAAGTGGCGATACCAGTATCTTATTATAATAGAGAACGGGAAACCATCGATGATGATATTATTGAATATGGTTATATTAAAGAAATGAAAAATATTTGGGAAATTGTAGAATAAGTGTATTTAGACATTATTAATTTAGCATTCTATAATTCTATAAAAAACCTATTTGATTGAATAGTATACAATCGAATAGGTTTTTTGAGTTTATCATTTGTTCATGAAATTTTTACCAAACAAGGTGAGTATAATTGACCTTAGCTGCAAAATGAAGTATTATTTAATTGTATATGATAATCATTATTATGTAATACTATATTATCAGGAGGGAGCAATATATGAGTGAAATTGCAAAAAAATTAAATCAATGCAGAAAGCCTACAGGTGAAATTGGAAAATTTGTAGTAGAAGGTATGAATGAAAGTCATTTTGAATTAACAAGTTGGGGACTTGATAAAATAAATATAAAAGAAAATAGTACTATATTAGATATAGGTTGTGGTGGAGGAAGAACTGTAAACAGGTTAATTTCCTTGGCACCTAAAGGAAAAGTTTTTGGAATTGACTACTCAACAGATTGTGTAAAATGGGCCAGTGAATACAATAAAGATTTTATAGATAAGGGAAAAGTGGAAATTTTCCATGGGTCTGTAGATAAACTTCCCTTTGAAAATGAAAAATTTGATATAGTATCTGCAGTAGAAACTATCTATTTTTGGCCAGATGTGGTGAATAATCTTATTGAAATAAAGAGGGTTTTAAAGCCATCAGGGAAAATTCTTGTAATAAATGAAATATATAATGATGAAAAATTTAAAGAACGAAATGAGGAATATGTTAAAACAGGTGGTCTTAAAATATATACTCCTGAAGAATTTGAAGAATTGTTTAAAGAAGCAGGTTACAGCAATATAAAAGTAACAGTAAAAGAAGAAAGAAACTGGATATACGGGGTAGCAGAAAAATAATTATTTTAAAATATATAGCAATGTAGGTTTAAAAATAAAATTATTTGTCAATAATTCCTCTATAGGAGGGATTAATATGAACAGAAATAGAAAAATTGTTATAGGAACTTTAGTATTATTACTTACTTTTACGGTCTCATTTTGTTTCGGATATAGAAGTGTTTTAAAGGGTAATATAGCTTATTTATATAAAAAATATTTAAAAATAGGAAAAGCTGATAATAATTCTAATGTGCAGACTGTAAATGTACAAAATAGTATTAAAAAAGATCCTGCTTCAGATAATACAATAATAAAAAAGGACTTGCCAGTTATATATGTGGACAGAAAGCATAATGACTTAAATGGAAAGGACAAAGTAAGTGAAGATACTTTAAAAACTTCAAATACTACCAGTGAAGATATGGCTGGTAAAGCAGTTAAAGATGTTTATAGTAGTTTTCAAGCAAAAGGTTTTAAAATTGAAACTAAAGATAATGAGATAGTATGTGTAAAACTTCATTCACCAGGTAAATTTGTACCAAAGCTTAATGGAAATTCTTTTGAAATCTATATAGTTAGTGATCAAGGTGAATTACAGCTTCAGGAAACAGGCGGAAACATCAATCATAAAGGTGAAGATGAAATAATATTTAATAAAGATTCACAAGAATATAATACTATAGAAGAAGCTAGAGATAGCCTTTCAGACTTTACATCTTAAGTCTGGAGGCTTTTTTTAAGTGAAAATATTTTAATTGGTAATTTTAGAAGATTGCAAACTAGAATTGGTAAAATTTATACCTCTGGGGTGTGAATCTTACAAGAAGATTGCGAACTTAAATTGGAAAAAACTGCACCTTTGAATGTAAAAATTACCATTTATTACTTTTCCCTATCTCACATTTATGAATTAAAAGGTTTTTCACATGAACTTGAATTAACATAATTAAAATGGTAAAGTATAAAGTAGATTTTAAAGATAATGAGGGATTAATTTTGTATACGTACATAAAGGGTATTTTTATTGGTATAGATAAAGATTTTGTTATTGTAGAAAATAATGGCATTGGATATAAGATATATGTTTCTGGAAGTACTATGGCCGCTATGCCTAAAACGGGAGAAGAAGTGCTGCTGTATTTAGAGCAAATAGTAAGGGAAGATTTTTTAGGACTCTATGGATTCCTTACTGAGGAAGAGAGAGGTATGTTTAACAGACTGCTTACTATAAATGGAGTAGGAGCCAAAGCATGCCTGTCTCTTTTATCTATATCTACAGTTAATAATTTAAAATATGCCATATTGACTGCAGATGAAAAGGTAATAACAAAGGCACCTGGGATAGGTAAAAAAATAGCTCAGAGAATAATTCTTGAATTAAAGGATAAAATTGAAGCAGATCAATTTGTAACAAAGATTACTGGAGAAGATATTTCGGAAGATATTTTTAAACAGGATAAGAAGATGGCTGAGGTAATGGGTGCATTAATATCTCTAGGATACTCAGAAAAAGAAGCAGAGAAGGCAATTGAAGCTTCAGATAAAGATGAAAGTTTAGAGATAATAATAAAGAAATGTTTAAAATTTTTAATGAATTAGGGGGTAAATATGGAGGAAAGGATAGTAACTTCTGTAAATTTAGGTGAAGATGATGATATAGAGTATAGTTTAAGACCTCAGAGACTAAAAGAATACATAGGGCAGAATAAAGTTAAGGAAAAACTCAATATATTTGTGAAAGCAGCTAAAAATAGAAAAGAAGCTTTAGATCATGTTTTATTTTATGGTCCTCCTGGACTTGGGAAAACTACTCTTGCAAATATCATCGCAAGAGAGATGGGTGGAAATCTAAAGATAACCTCAGGACCAGCCATAGAAAGAGCTGGAGATTTAGCGGCTATACTTACCAGTTTGTCTGAATTTGATGTACTATTTATTGACGAAATTCACAGGCTAAATAGAAGTGTAGAGGAAATATTGTACCCTGCTATGGAGGATTATGCTTTAGACATAATTATAGGGAAGGGAGCAGCAGCAAAGTCTATAAGATTAGATCTTCCCAAATTCACTTTAATTGGAGCTACTACTAGAGTAGGCCTTTTGACTTCACCCCTTAGAGATAGATTTGGAGTAATGTGCCCCATGGAATTTTACGAAGATGAAGAACTTAAAGAGATAATTATAAGATCTTCATCTATACTGAAAATAGACATAGAAGAGGCAGCGGCCCTTGAGGTAGCAAGACGTTCTAGAGGTACTCCAAGAATTGCCAATAGGCTTTTAAAGAGAGTTAGAGATTATTCAGAGGTTATGGGCAATGGAACTATTGATATGCAGTCGTCGGAAAAAGCTTTAGAACTTCTGGAAGTAGATAAAGAGGGCTTTGATAGAATAGATAATAAAATTCTAGAAGCTATAGTGGATAATTTTAACGGTGGTCCAGTGGGACTTGAAACTTTAGCTTATTTCATAGGGGAAGAACTGGATACCTTAGATGATGTATATGAACCATATTTACTCCAAAAGGGATTTATTATAAGAACTCCAAGAGGAAGAGTTGCTACGGATAGAACCTATAAACATTTAAATAGAAGTAGAAATTTACGTAATAAAGATTATAAGCAGTGTTCTGTATTTAAAGAAGCTGAAAATAAATAGTAATATTAATTAATATTACTTAGTAAGAGTTTAGAATTACACTAAGTTTAGGAATTATCAAGGGATATTTTACTGTTCTATACATCTTTATAAGAGTATGCATACAGCAATCAGTTATGGGATAAAGATAAATTTTAATATATACAGTTAAATTTTTGAAGAGGGTGGAGTTTTTGCAGCTTAAGGATTTTGATTTTTATTTACCAGAGGAACTAATAGCACAACATCCAGCAGAAAAAAGAGATGAGTGCAGATTGATGGTTTTAAGTAAGGATAAAGGTCATATTGAAAATAAGGTTTTTAAAGATATAATTGACTATTTAAATCCTGGGGATTGTTTAGTATTAAATGATACCAGAGTTATTCCGGCTAGACTTATAGGAAATAAAGAAAGCAGTGGTGGGAAAATAGAATTATTGCTTTTAAAGAGAGTAAATAAGGATAGCTGGGAAACTCTTGTAAAGCCCGGGAAAAAAGCCAAGGTAGGAGCTAAATTTGAATTTGGAGATGGTCTTCTTACAGCAGAAGTAAAATCAATAGCTGAAGAGGGCAATAGAATAATAGAATTTCAGTATGACGGTATATTTGAAGAAATACTGGATAAATTAGGGCAAATGCCTCTGCCTCCTTATATAACGGAAAAATTAGAGGATAAAGAACAGTATCAAACTGTATATTCAAAGAATGAAGGTTCTGCTGCAGCACCTACTGCTGGATTGCATTTTACCGAAGAACTTTTGGATAAGATAAGGGAAAAAGGAATAAAAACAGTATTTTTAACATTACATGTAGGACTTGGAACCTTTAGGCCGGTAAAGGTTGAAAATATAGAACAGCATCATATGCATTCAGAATTTTATATTCTCTCAAAGGAAAGTGCAGATATAATAAATGATGTAAAAGATAAGGGTGGTAGAGTTATCTCTGTAGGTACTACTTCTACAAGAACTCTTGAAACCATTGGAGATGAAAATGGAAGAGTAAAGGAATCAACAGGATGGACAGATATATTTATATATCCTGGATATAAATATAAAGTAGTTGATGGACTTATAACAAATTTTCATCTTCCTGAATCCACTCTTATAATGCTGGTTAGTGCTCTATCTAATAGGGAAATAATAATGAATGCCTATGAAACAGCAGTGAAGGAAAGATATAGATTTTTCAGCTTTGGAGATGCTATGTTTATACGATAACTATGCTTAATCAATGAATCTGATATTGATTAAGTTGAGTTGAGATAGATTTAAGGCATATGAAAATAAATAGTGAGTCAAAGATGTGACGTATATTTTGAATCATACAAAGAAACAGGTTCAGAAGATAGTGAGCTATCTGAGGGTTCTGTTGAGGTAGTAGGATTTAAAATAGACTAGCATACTGACTAGTTATTTATCTGAATGTGCCTAAATATAGGTTGTGTAAGGAGAATAACATAATGTACAAATTGCTAAAAAGTATTGGTAAAGTCAGAAGAGGAGAATTTACAACTCCTCATGGAGTTATACAAACACCTGTATTTATGAATGTTGGTACACTAGCTGCCATTAAAGGTGCAGTATCCACTATGGACTTAAAGGAAATAAAATGTCAGGTAGAGCTTTCTAATACATATCATTTAAGTTTAAGACCGGGAGATAAGGTAATTGAGCAGTTAGGTGGATTGCATAAATTTATGAATTGGGATAGACCTATATTAACGGATTCAGGTGGATTTCAGGTTTTCTCTTTGTCAAATATAAGAAAAATAAAGGAAGAGGGAGTATATTTTAATTCTCATATAGATGGCAGAAAGATTTTTATGGGACCTGAGGAAAGTATGCAAATTCAAAGTAATTTAGCTTCCACTATAGCCATGGCTTTTGATGAGTGTATTCCAAATCCTTCACCAAGAAGTTATGTAGAAGCTTCCGTAGAGAGGACTACAAGGTGGCTTGAGAGATGTAAAGATGAAATGAATAGACTTAATTCTCTTGAGAATACTATAAATAAAAAGCAAATGCTTTTTGGAATAAACCAGGGTGGAATTTATGAGGATATAAGAATAGAACATGCAAAAACTATTTCAAAATTTGATTTAGACGGGTATGCTATTGGTGGTCTTGCGGTAGGCGAAACTCATGAGGAAATGTATAGAATTATTGATGCTGTAGTTCCACATTTACCACAGCATAAGCCTATTTATTTAATGGGAGTAGGTCTGCCGAGCAATATTTTAGAAGCTGTATCAAGAGGGGTAGATTTTTTTGATTGTGTTCTTCCTGCTAGAAATGGAAGGCATGGACATGTATTCACTAAACATGGTAAAATAAATTTGTTTAATGCAAAATATGAATTGGATGAGTCACCAATAGATGAAAGATGTCAATGCCCTACTTGTAGGAACTATTCACGAGCATATATAAGGCATTTATTTAAGGCTAAAGAAATGCTGGCATTAAGGCTTTGTGTTCTTCACAATCTTTATTTCTATAATAGTCTTATGGAGGAAATAAGGGATTCTATTGATGGAGATTATTTTGAGGAATTAAAAAAAGAAAAATTAGGTATGTGGGACGGAAGAGCCTAGAAAGGAGGATTTATTAATGAGTCAAAATTATGTTATTATAATCTACATGGCGATAGTGCTTGGATTGTTTTATATGATGATATTCTTGCCTGAAAGGAAAAGAAAGAAAAAATTCAGTGATCTTATGAGTAACATAAAGGTCAATGATGAAGTAGTAACAACTGGTGGAATTGTGGGTAAAATTGTTAATATGCAAGATAACTATGTTATTATCCAGTCTGGTCCTGATAAAGCGAGAATAAAAGTATTAAAGAGTGCTGTAAATGGTGTTGTTAATAAGCAATTAAAAGAAACAGAAACAAATAAATAGTAATAAAACACCTCTTGTCTACATAAATAGTATTAGATAGGAGGTGTTTTTATGGAGAAGAGAAGAAAAGGGCTATATGTTAATGTTATAGAAGGAGTACTTATGGGTTTTTTTATGACTCTTGCTATATTACTTATATATGCAGTAGTAGTCCATTTTGTGCAGATTAATGAAAATATTACTTCTTTACTTATTATTGTTGCAACTCTTTTAAGTGTAGTATATGGATCTGTTTATGCTTCTAGAAAAACAGGTAAAAAAGGCTGGCTAAATGGACTTATGGTAGCATTAATTTATTTTTTAATATTTTATTTAGTGGCCATTGTTGCCCAGAGCAGAGATGCAATGTTAACTGTAAAAGATTTATCTAGATTAGGATTATGTATATTTGTTGGTATATTAGCAGGAATGCTGGGAATTAACATAGATTGACTTTATTTAAAATACTTATTGTGTTATAATTGATCAAGTAATTTATTGAATGGAGGAATTTTCATGAAACACATAAAAAGTATAAACAAATCAAATATAAAAGAAAGCTTAAAGAAGCCTGGCTGTAAAGAGTGTGCAAATTCATGCCAATCAGCATGTAAAACTTCATGCACTGTGGCAAATTTAGCTTGTGAAAAATAATTAATTAAGGCATCTGATTTCAGATGCCTTAATTACTG from Clostridium pasteurianum BC1 includes:
- a CDS encoding class I SAM-dependent methyltransferase, with translation MSEIAKKLNQCRKPTGEIGKFVVEGMNESHFELTSWGLDKINIKENSTILDIGCGGGRTVNRLISLAPKGKVFGIDYSTDCVKWASEYNKDFIDKGKVEIFHGSVDKLPFENEKFDIVSAVETIYFWPDVVNNLIEIKRVLKPSGKILVINEIYNDEKFKERNEEYVKTGGLKIYTPEEFEELFKEAGYSNIKVTVKEERNWIYGVAEK
- the ruvB gene encoding Holliday junction branch migration DNA helicase RuvB — translated: MEERIVTSVNLGEDDDIEYSLRPQRLKEYIGQNKVKEKLNIFVKAAKNRKEALDHVLFYGPPGLGKTTLANIIAREMGGNLKITSGPAIERAGDLAAILTSLSEFDVLFIDEIHRLNRSVEEILYPAMEDYALDIIIGKGAAAKSIRLDLPKFTLIGATTRVGLLTSPLRDRFGVMCPMEFYEDEELKEIIIRSSSILKIDIEEAAALEVARRSRGTPRIANRLLKRVRDYSEVMGNGTIDMQSSEKALELLEVDKEGFDRIDNKILEAIVDNFNGGPVGLETLAYFIGEELDTLDDVYEPYLLQKGFIIRTPRGRVATDRTYKHLNRSRNLRNKDYKQCSVFKEAENK
- the scfA gene encoding six-cysteine ranthipeptide SCIFF, which produces MKHIKSINKSNIKESLKKPGCKECANSCQSACKTSCTVANLACEK
- the yajC gene encoding preprotein translocase subunit YajC, with the translated sequence MSQNYVIIIYMAIVLGLFYMMIFLPERKRKKKFSDLMSNIKVNDEVVTTGGIVGKIVNMQDNYVIIQSGPDKARIKVLKSAVNGVVNKQLKETETNK
- the tgt gene encoding tRNA guanosine(34) transglycosylase Tgt, which translates into the protein MYKLLKSIGKVRRGEFTTPHGVIQTPVFMNVGTLAAIKGAVSTMDLKEIKCQVELSNTYHLSLRPGDKVIEQLGGLHKFMNWDRPILTDSGGFQVFSLSNIRKIKEEGVYFNSHIDGRKIFMGPEESMQIQSNLASTIAMAFDECIPNPSPRSYVEASVERTTRWLERCKDEMNRLNSLENTINKKQMLFGINQGGIYEDIRIEHAKTISKFDLDGYAIGGLAVGETHEEMYRIIDAVVPHLPQHKPIYLMGVGLPSNILEAVSRGVDFFDCVLPARNGRHGHVFTKHGKINLFNAKYELDESPIDERCQCPTCRNYSRAYIRHLFKAKEMLALRLCVLHNLYFYNSLMEEIRDSIDGDYFEELKKEKLGMWDGRA
- a CDS encoding 4Fe-4S binding protein, whose translation is MENNMQLSSELGKNKKHRKPWIKSQQRWTWIITILWMLIANLWPPFGLYGFVCMFTPIIIALSGRGKMSCARICPRGSFIGKFTGHISRKCSMPAWMHKKSFRFALWGLMMGSFILLMIWAVPKGIHTLGKTVLYFMEAATFIAFLTGIVFKPRSWCTICPMGFTSGNIRELLNKNYKNR
- a CDS encoding nitroreductase family protein, coding for MNSIFKRRSIRKYTSEKVSEDTVKELLKAGMSAPSAANEQPWEFIIIRDREVLQQIIDVHGYAAMLKEADVAIAVCGNINRDKVGGFWVQDCSAATENILIEAQELGLGAVWLGVYPLEERTNPIKKILKLPESIIPLSIISIGHPAEHKAESNYYDESRIHYNEW
- the queA gene encoding tRNA preQ1(34) S-adenosylmethionine ribosyltransferase-isomerase QueA; amino-acid sequence: MQLKDFDFYLPEELIAQHPAEKRDECRLMVLSKDKGHIENKVFKDIIDYLNPGDCLVLNDTRVIPARLIGNKESSGGKIELLLLKRVNKDSWETLVKPGKKAKVGAKFEFGDGLLTAEVKSIAEEGNRIIEFQYDGIFEEILDKLGQMPLPPYITEKLEDKEQYQTVYSKNEGSAAAPTAGLHFTEELLDKIREKGIKTVFLTLHVGLGTFRPVKVENIEQHHMHSEFYILSKESADIINDVKDKGGRVISVGTTSTRTLETIGDENGRVKESTGWTDIFIYPGYKYKVVDGLITNFHLPESTLIMLVSALSNREIIMNAYETAVKERYRFFSFGDAMFIR
- a CDS encoding TIGR04086 family membrane protein; the protein is MEKRRKGLYVNVIEGVLMGFFMTLAILLIYAVVVHFVQINENITSLLIIVATLLSVVYGSVYASRKTGKKGWLNGLMVALIYFLIFYLVAIVAQSRDAMLTVKDLSRLGLCIFVGILAGMLGINID
- the ruvA gene encoding Holliday junction branch migration protein RuvA translates to MYTYIKGIFIGIDKDFVIVENNGIGYKIYVSGSTMAAMPKTGEEVLLYLEQIVREDFLGLYGFLTEEERGMFNRLLTINGVGAKACLSLLSISTVNNLKYAILTADEKVITKAPGIGKKIAQRIILELKDKIEADQFVTKITGEDISEDIFKQDKKMAEVMGALISLGYSEKEAEKAIEASDKDESLEIIIKKCLKFLMN
- a CDS encoding TatD family nuclease-associated radical SAM protein, giving the protein MVITYEVNDNLYVNVTNKCSNACDFCVRNLKNAFQNDLWLEREPTSEEILKDIFSRDLSKYKQLVFCGFGEPLEKIDTVIEVCRRVKEKSSIGIRINTNGQANKIHNYDVTSKFKDLVDSVSISLNARNAKEYDEICHSIFGEDAFDAILDFTKKCKKVVKSVQLSIVDCIAIEHIEECKKIADDLGVKLKIRREVK